From a region of the Desulfovibrio sp. TomC genome:
- a CDS encoding AAA family ATPase has translation MDKLRITKIEIKGLFGYLDHPIELNDSGITFIHGPNGCGKTTILNLVSAIFSNDFYAIASVDFLSINILFSDSSVLAIMRDVKKKQNGRLTLVDMGDDSQSDYVALRLEYHHSDHKINSFDFPGDIGKNNNRISTIDIINKVPFLRRVGPREWIDRRTEEVLSYDGVLKRFYGMLFDEADIPRWYYNLCGELNIQYIKTQRLLSIDHHSARRDSERPVQEAIQIYAKELQNLMSEKLAEQAATSQEYDSSFPERLLSGEVRQESEKDVRNRYQEIDKKTKALVNAGLINKQRYIPLPEQILDSNQLRVMTLYLDDMESKLAVFDVELEKINAFLDIVARKLHGKTLLLSRNDGFSIVAKNGERPDSQKISPSYLSSGEQHQIVLFYELIFKSKVNTLYLIDEPEISLHIDWQRKFIDDILKVKCIGDSYFLIATHSPQIIGSHYDEAIALNGGILEEQE, from the coding sequence TCTCGATCATCCAATTGAGCTAAATGATTCTGGAATAACTTTTATACATGGGCCAAATGGTTGTGGGAAAACAACTATATTGAATTTGGTCAGTGCAATTTTTTCTAACGATTTTTATGCGATAGCTAGTGTTGATTTTTTGTCTATTAATATCCTTTTTTCTGACAGTAGTGTTCTTGCCATTATGAGAGATGTAAAGAAGAAACAGAACGGACGCCTTACGTTGGTCGATATGGGAGATGATAGTCAAAGCGATTATGTCGCCTTGCGTTTAGAGTATCATCATTCTGACCATAAAATTAATAGTTTCGATTTTCCTGGTGATATTGGAAAAAATAATAATAGAATTAGCACAATAGATATTATTAATAAAGTTCCTTTTTTGAGGAGAGTTGGGCCGCGAGAGTGGATCGATAGGCGAACGGAAGAAGTCTTGTCTTATGATGGTGTACTTAAGCGCTTTTATGGCATGCTTTTCGATGAAGCAGATATCCCAAGATGGTACTATAATTTGTGTGGCGAACTTAATATCCAATATATTAAAACACAACGACTTCTTTCAATTGATCATCATAGCGCTAGAAGAGATTCAGAGCGTCCAGTCCAAGAAGCGATTCAAATTTATGCTAAAGAGTTGCAAAATTTGATGTCTGAAAAGCTAGCCGAACAAGCTGCGACATCACAAGAATATGATAGTTCGTTTCCTGAAAGATTGTTGTCTGGGGAAGTTCGTCAAGAAAGCGAAAAGGATGTAAGGAATAGGTATCAAGAAATAGATAAAAAAACAAAAGCATTAGTCAATGCGGGGCTGATCAATAAGCAGCGTTATATTCCTTTGCCTGAACAGATATTAGACTCTAATCAGCTTCGAGTTATGACGCTGTATCTTGATGATATGGAAAGTAAACTAGCAGTGTTTGATGTTGAGCTTGAAAAAATCAATGCGTTTTTAGACATTGTAGCAAGAAAATTGCATGGCAAAACTTTGCTATTGAGTAGAAACGATGGTTTTAGTATTGTTGCAAAAAACGGTGAGCGCCCTGATAGCCAAAAAATAAGTCCGTCCTACCTGTCTTCGGGTGAACAGCATCAAATTGTTTTGTTCTATGAGCTTATATTTAAGTCAAAAGTAAACACGTTGTATCTAATTGATGAGCCGGAAATATCATTGCATATTGACTGGCAACGAAAATTTATCGATGACATTCTAAAGGTGAAGTGTATTGGAGATAGTTATTTTCTAATAGCGACACACTCGCCGCAGATTATCGGATCGCATTATGATGAAGCTATTGCTCTTAACGGTGGGATACTTGAGGAGCAAGAGTAA